A genomic region of Saccopteryx bilineata isolate mSacBil1 chromosome 1, mSacBil1_pri_phased_curated, whole genome shotgun sequence contains the following coding sequences:
- the LOC136325284 gene encoding apolipoprotein L3-like codes for MTSETFCQDYLDAVEFLLDPTKIENLEHLLSDEAWERFVGAASLSRMKADALYNDLNQLKNLMATEDKDMLSKDQLHREQFLSEFPQLKRKLEENIGKLHALADKVDKVHKDCTISKVVANSTGAVSGILTILGVSLAPVTAGASLVLVATGIGLGTAAAVTSVSTSIVDYSNNKSAKAKASQLVSSDIDNREVVMEVLRHSTPQIVSLAKKCFQSLLDIVSNVRAFKLVNSSSVLAAEAKLFATPGIVSAQRSKQLQKIFGGTALAMTKGAKISGLTTAAVFLLIDVISLVKESIHLHEGSKAQVAAELRQQAQELGGRLETLTCIHSQVSAEVPDSVIPSQDREQGHVWETAS; via the exons ATGACCTCAG AGACTTTCTGTCAAGACTATCTTGATGCCGTTGAGTTTCTACTGGACCCAACGAAAATAGAGAACCTGGAACACCTGCTGAGTGATGAAGCCTGGGAGAGATTTGTGGGTGCCGCCAGTCTGTCCAG GATGAAGGCAGATGCACTATATAATGACTTAAACCAGCTGAAAAATCTCATGGCCACAGAGGACAAAGACATGCTCTCAAAGGACCAGCTGCATAGGGAGCAGTTTCTGAGTGAGTTTCCTCAGCTAAAACGGAAGCTTGAAGAGAACATAGGAAAGCTCCATGCACTGGCTGACAAGGTTGACAAGGTACACAAGGACTGCACCATCTCCAAAGTGGTGGCCAATTCCACCGGCGCTGTGTCTGGCATTCTGACCATCCTTGGCGTCTCTCTGGCACCCGTGACAGCAGGGGCCAGTCTGGTGCTTGTGGCAACTGGAATTGGACTGGGGACAGCTGCTGCTGTGACCAGTGTGTCCACCAGCATCGTGGACTACTCAAACAACAAGTCAGCAAAAGCAAAAGCCAGTCAGCTGGTGTCAAGTGACATCGACAACAGGGAGGTGGTCATGGAAGTTCTGCGCCACAGCACGCCGCAAATTGTTTCCTTAGCAAAGAAGTGCTTCCAGTCCCTGCTGGACATTGTCAGTAACGTCCGTGCCTTCAAGCTGGTCAATTCCAGCTCTGTCCTTGCGGCTGAGGCCAAGCTCTTCGCAACCCCTGGGATAGTCTCGGCCCAACGCAGCAAGCAGCTACAGAAAATCTTTGGAGGCACTGCTCTGGCAATGACCAAAGGAGCCAAAATCTCGGGTCTAACCACTGCAGCTGTCTTCCTTCTGATAGATGTCATCAGCCTTGTGAAGGAGTCAATACACTTGCACGAGGGGTCAAAGGCACAGGTGGCTGCAGAGTTGCGGCAGCAggcccaggagctgggaggcAGGTTGGAGACACTCACCTGTATTCATTCACAGGTGTCTGCAGAAGTGCCAGACTCAGTGATCCCCAGCCAGGACAGGGAGCAGGGGCatgtgtgggagactgcaagctga